One Pristiophorus japonicus isolate sPriJap1 chromosome 19, sPriJap1.hap1, whole genome shotgun sequence genomic window carries:
- the LOC139230513 gene encoding somatostatin receptor type 5-like, with amino-acid sequence MEKPLAYLVTPSLGPREHSMATLSMENMSINGTLEPSTPSDAGAVLIPVIYFTVCVIGLSGNTLVIHVILHYAKMESVTNIYILNLAIADELFMLGLPFLAIQNALAYWPFGSLMCRLVMTVDAINQFTCIFCLTVMSIDRYFAVVHPVKSIRWRKPHVAKLISAMVWAVSFVVVLPVVIFSGVKAGMHTCNINWPEPIEAWSRAFIIYAATLGFFAPLLVICFCYLLIVVKVRSSGKKVRATSTKRKQSERRLTWMVVVVVAAFVFCWLPFYAMNFINLGSTMPSEPALVGLYFFVVVLPYANSCANPVIYGFLSDNFKRGFRKALCRASRKVDDKNPGSRGTASTYVEMCQVNHVAQKARLQEGLLGSRSELKTPNEVLPNATKNGTLEISDL; translated from the coding sequence ATGGAGAAACCTTTAGCCTATCTTGTAACGCCTTCACTGGGTCCCAGAGAGCACAGCATGGCAACGCTATCGATGGAAAACATGTCCATTAATGGCACCCTGGAGCCATCCACCCCATCCGACGCAGGCGCCGTACTAATCCCCGTGATTTATTTCACCGTGTGCGTCATCGGACTCAGCGGCAACACTCTCGTCATACACGTCATCCTCCACTACGCCAAGATGGAGTCGGTCACCAACATCTACATCTTGAACCTGGCCATTGCCGACGAGCTCTTCATGCTGGGCCTGCCCTTTCTCGCCATTCAGAACGCCTTGGCCTACTGGCCCTTCGGCTCGCTCATGTGTCGGCTGGTGATGACGGTGGACGCGATCAACCAGTTCACCTGCATCTTCTGCCTCACCGTGATGAGCATCGACCGGTACTTTGCGGTGGTCCACCCGGTGAAGTCCATCCGGTGGCGCAAGCCCCACGTGGCCAAGCTCATCAGCGCCATGGTCTGGGCCGTGTCCTTCGTGGTGGTCCTCCCGGTCGTCATCTTTTCGGGCGTCAAGGCCGGCATGCACACCTGCAACATCAACTGGCCGGAGCCCATCGAGGCCTGGTCGAGGGCCTTCATCATCTACGCGGCTACCCTGGGCTTCTTCGCCCCCCTGCTGGTCATCTGCTTCTGCTACCTGCTCATCGTGGTCAAGGTGCGTTCGTCCGGCAAGAAGGTGAGGGCCACCTCCACCAAGCGCAAGCAGTCCGAGCGCAGGCTGACctggatggtggtggtggtggtggccgcCTTCGTCTTCTGCTGGCTTCCCTTCTATGCCATGAACTTCATCAACCTGGGCTCCACCATGCCGTCAGAGCCCGCCCTGGTGGGGCTCTACTTCTTCGTGGTGGTCCTGCCCTACGCCAACAGCTGCGCCAACCCCGTCATCTACGGCTTCCTCTCCGACAACTTCAAGCGGGGCTTCCGCAAGGCCCTGTGCCGGGCCAGCCGCAAGGTGGACGACAAGAACCCGGGCAGCAGGGGCACGGCCAGCACCTACGTGGAGATGTGCCAAGTCAACCACGTCGCCCAGAAGGCTCGGCTACAGGAGGGCCTGCTGGGCAGCAGATCTGAGCTCAAGACGCCCAATGAGGTCTTACCCAACGCAACCAAAAACGGGACACTGGAAATCAGCGACTTGTAA